In the Bacillus sp. HSf4 genome, ACTTGAAGCTTAAAACCTTTAAAGAGGATCCGAAGCGGGCCGGACTTGGCGTATCTCTTATCACAGACCGCGATGTCAAAGTCAAGCCCGAGGTCAAACTTGATATTGAAAATATCGGCGGACCTTCGGCCGGGCTGATGATGTCAATGGAAATCTATAATCAGCTGACAAAAAAGGATGAGACAAAAGGGCATCATATCGCGGGAACAGGAACGATTGATGACGAAGGCAAAGTCGGTCCGATCGGGGGGATCAGCCAGAAAGTCGTCGCCGCGGACAAAGCGGGAGCTGACATCTTTTTCGCACCCAATGAAGGCGGGAAAAAAGGATCGAATTATGAAGAAGCGGTCAAAACGGCGAAAGACATCAACACCGACATGAAAATCGTCCCGGTCGACACGATGGATGATGCGATCGAATATTTGGAAAGAAAAGTGAAAAACACCTGATCAAGGTGTTTTTCATTTGCGCAAAAATATACGGCTGTCTTCGTCAAATCTAATCGGTGAAAGCGAATATTCCTGCTCTGTCAGCTTCGTTTGTTCAGGCTCCTTCAGCGGTGCGCTGTACACCCGCCCTGCTCTGATGTCCAATTGAAGGGACGGATGTGTGAAAGATCCGATCTTGGTGATCAGCGGGACACACAAGCTTTTTTTCTGAGACGCAAGGTATGCCTGGCCTTTTTTGGTCATGCCGAGCAGCCTGATATAAGCGGGCCGGTTTTCGGCAAGGATGCTGTGAACAGCAGATTTTTTCGCTTTCATTAAAATATGTGTGTTCATGCGCTGCAGCCTTGTCCATGTATAGCGTTTCGTCTTTAAAAGCTCCATATATTCCATAAAAGAGCCCGCTTTGCGAATGGCTTTTTTCACCCGGTGTTCAAGACCTTCTTCAACCTCATACACCCCGGCCAATTCTTCTGTATCCATCGTATACAGACTGTATTTCAAAAAAGGGAAATAATCTTCAGGCGAATGCCAGAGCCCGAAAGTCCGCAGATATTCATTCAGCTCATCTTTTGATGCTTCAGGCAGATAGAAGCTGCTTTCGGCAAGGCTCCCGTTTTCAAGCATTGATTTGCGGATGCTTGTCGCGCTGGCGATTTGGCTTTTTTCAGGAAGAATGGAATCGTGATAGCCGGAGGAGCGCCGTTTGACAGTCTCAGGCTTCATTTGAAAATGCTTCTCTAAGATCGTTTTGACATAGTGGAACCCGAGAATGTTGTTCGGTTTGGAAAGGTCAAGTGTCGGCCTGTTTTCCGCCACAGTTTGAAAAGCCTTTGCCATTGCTGCCGGGTAGCTTAGTCCAACCGCAATATGCTTTTTTACCTCCCCGTCAAGCGCATCTCCATGCTCGGCGGTGAATCGCACGGTTTGGATGAACGCGTCAATATCGCCGTGTTCACTTCCGAAAAACAATGAGCGGCACCCTAATTCATTCAAGATGGAGACAGCTCCTGCCGCAAACGTTTCCGCCTTTTGGACGGCGAATGCGTACGGCAATTCAACGACAATGTCAGCATGGGACATGAGCGCCATTTTTGTCCTGGCCCATTTGGAAACGATGGCGGGTTCGCCGCGCTGCAAAAAAGAGCCGCTCATGACGGCGACCGCCACATCGCTTCCCGTTTGTGCCTTTGCCTCTTTTATATGAAATAAGTGTCCGTTATGAAATGGATTGTATTCAACAACAAGACCGACCGCTTTCATCTTTTCACCTCTCTTGCATCTCTAGAAATAGATGTGATACATTTACACATATGTGTTTAGGACGCCTGTTTTGGCAGCGTTTTTTTAAGTGTATGAATTGTTGCGGGCGATGTCAACGAACGAAAGACGCGGGCGTGTGATCTGTAAAGAAAAAATATTGACAAAAAACATGATGAAAGCTATAATCATGTTTGTTGCTCTCTTAGAGGTGATACAATGAAATGGACGATACATCAGCTGAATCAAATGCCGAAGAAAGACTTTGAATTTGATGAAACAGTTGATTTAAGCGAACTCTCTCAAAACTCGGATATACGCCGGATTTCGCCGGTTCGGGTGAAAGGAAAAGCGGAAATCCGCTCAAAGCAGGCTGCATTTGATTTCACGATTTCGGGCGAGATGATCTTGCCTTGTTCCAGAACGCTTGTTGATGTTCGTTATCCATTCAGTATTTCAACAAAAGAACTGTTTATATTTCATAAGACCGATGAGATGGAAGATGAAGACGTTCATATTGTGGAAGACGATCTCATCGACTTGACGCCGGTCGTGAAAGAGGAAATCCTTCTTGAGATCCCTATGCAAATCTTTTGTGAAACTGTACAAAATGAAGAAGGTGCTCCCCAAGAAGGCAAGGATTGGCAGGTCATTACAGAAGATGACCGGAAAAATCGGATCGATCCGAGACTTGCCGGACTTGAGAAGCTCTTAAAACAAGAAGATGAATCTTAACGCTCTTTAAGGAGGTGGGAATAATGGCTGTACCTTTTAGAAGAACTTCTAAAACGAAAAAAAGACTTCGTCGTACACATTTTAAATTGCAAGTGCCTGGTATGGTAGAATGCCCAAACTGCGGTGAGATGAAACTTTCACACCGCGTCTGCAAAGCATGTGGATCATACAAAGGAAAAGACGTAAAAAGCAACTAATTCGTCAAGATGAAAACACAAGACTTCAGGTCTTGTGTTTTTTTATATGCAAATCGCCCCCATCCTTTTATTTCCTGAAAAGAAAATAGTCTATCTACTCTATCAGCCGCATATGTATGAGGTAAATTCATAAAGTCATGGAGGGGGATATCTTTGACAATCACAAGACAGGATGCATGGACAAAAGATGAAGATATATTGCTGGCTGAGGTTGTATTGAGGCATATTCGGGAAGGGGGCACACAGCTTTCGGCGTTTGAAGAAGTCGGCAAAGCGCTGAGCCGGACAGCGGCCGCCTGCGGCTTCCGCTGGAATTCCTTTGTCAGGAAGCAATATCAATCAGGAATTGAACTGGCAAAAAAACAGCGCAAAGAGCTCCGCAAGAAAATCGGCATCCATTCCGCCAATCTGCCGAACTCCGTCAAAACCATATCTGGAGACAAAACGGAAAACATGACAATTGAGGATGTCATCAGCTTTTTAGAAAAACTGAAGGAAGCCCCGGCTCAGAAAGAATTCGCCGAAGAGAAAAAACGGCTCGTTGAAGAAGTCAATGAATTAAAGCAGGAGGTTGAAAAGCTCAGGAGCGAAAACGAATCGCTGAAGAAACAGCTGGAATTGACTGAGGATGATTATAAAGCGTTGATTGAAATCATGGAGCGGGCCAGAAAAATGGTCGTCCTTCAGGAAGATGAGAGAAATAAAAAGGTGAAGTTTCAAATGGAACCGAACGGAAATCTTGAACGGATGGAGGAATAGAGAACCGGCCACTATGCTTTTCGGCCGGTTTTTTTGTTTTAAGCTGATTCTGAGCTTTGATTTGCTTCGCTGTTTGGATGCCAAACGAGCGGGTTTTCCCCTTTGTCGCGGGCCATATCGTATTTTACCGGTTTAAAGCCCATTTTGCTCCAGAAATCAGATGATTTTACACGCGGACTTGTGCGAATCGGCAGTCCGTATGATTTGGCGAATTCCACCAGCATCGTCCCGTATCCGTTTCGCTGGTATCCGGGCAGAACTTCAAGCTTCCAAAGCTCCAGGTAGTCTTCACCTTCCTCAAAGTATTGGTTGGAATTTCCATCTACTTGATACAGGCTCATTCTCGCCACGAGCCGATCCCCGTAATAGATGCCGTAAAACGGTGAATTGCTGTCGTTTTCAATCATGTTGCTTTCAAGGTCTTCCAGCATGGACAGCTCTTGAAGGCCGTATTCCCTGAACTTTTTAAATTCCTCAAGCGTTTTATAGTTGATCAGCAAACGTTCCACTTTGACCATCATGTTACCCCCTTGTTAGTGATCTACTTATATTGTAAACGCTTTTTTACAAAAATCCAAATGATACAAATTTTCTAATATCACGACAGGAAATGGTTATCTGAAAATTTGAAACAACTTACGGGTCAATTGTTTAAAATTCTGCTATGATATACAGTATATGAAAAAAGCCGGGGTGTGAGAATTGAGAATCGGAGTTGTTGGTGGAGGTTCAATCGGCCTTCTTTTTGCATACTACTTTTCCTTCCGCCATCAGGTGACGGTGATCACAAGACGGAGGGAACAGGCTGAAGCTATTCAGGAAAAGGGAATCCGCCTAGTGGAAGACGGAAACGAACAGACCGCCGAAGTCATGGGCAAGGCGGAGCTCGGTTCGGGCTATGACCTTCTTTTCGTGGCTGTAAAAGAGCATCAGCTGGCTGCTGTTTTGCCTGAGTTGGAAAAAGCGGCCCCGCTTGATATCGTGTTTCTGCAAAATGGAATGGCCCACATTCCAGTGCTAGAAAATTGGCGTACGACCCACCGGATTTATGTCGGTGCTGTTGAACACGGAGCCGTCAGGGTGGATGACCGTTCATTTCGGCACACGGGGAAAGGAGCTGTGAAATGGAGCGCATTCCGTTCCTTTTCGGCCGACCGGCTGAAAAAAGAGCTGGCGTCCGTTCATGAAGCTTTTCCTTTCACTTGGTGTGATGACTGGCATCAAATGCTTGCCGGAAAATTGATTGTCAACGCCTGCATCAATCCGCTGACAGCTCTTTTGCGGGTGAAAAACGGCAGGTTGATAGAGGCGCCGATGTACTTGTCATTTATGAAACTTGTGTTTGAGGAGGCAAGCCGGATTTTGGCGATTGACGACCCGGAGACGGCTTGGGAAAATGTTCTTTCAGTCTGCCGGAAGACAGGAATGAACACCTCTTCGATGCTCGCGGATGTCCTTAACAGAAGGCGGACGGAAGCGGATGCCATTATGGGCTATTTGCTGAAACGGGCGAAAGAAACCGGACGCGACGCCCCTCACCTCACCTTTTTATATGACAGCATAAAGGCTGCGGAAGAGGGATGAAGCTAAATCTTTTGACCGAAGCGCTGAACATGCTATACTCGTTTCGGAAAGCTAACTATTTATTGGAGAAAGGAAGTTCGAAAGATGCAGCTTACTGAACTTTCCATACAAAGTCAAAATCCTTTTGTACGAGACTATATAAATGGAAACAACGTGATCGGGCCGTTTTTTGATTACGGCTTAACGAAAGAGGATTGGAAAGTCCGTCTGAATGACCTTTCATCCCGGACTTATAACCGCGCCGCTCTGGTCGATTATCTGCTCGATTACCATCGCAAATTTCAATCGGAAAACATGAACAAAGCGATTGAGCGCCTTCGTGATCCCGAAAGCGTCGTCATTGTCGGCGGACAGCAGGCCGGTCTTTTGACAGGACCGCTTTATACCATACATAAAATCATTTCGATCCTTGTTTTAGCAAAGCAAAAAGAACAAGAACTGAACGTTCCGGTCATCCCGGTGTTTTGGGTCGCGGGAGAAGACCATGATTTGGAAGAGATCAATCATTTATTTATATCGGACAGCGGACATGTTAAAAAATATAAGCTGGCCCAGCCCCACTGGAAAAAAAGCCAGGCTGCCAACACCCCGCTTGACACAGACAAAACCGAAACATGGCTGAACGGGATTTTCGCATCTTTTGAAGAGACGGAATACACGAATGGGCTTCTCACTCATTTAAGGCGATGTTTACGGCAATCATCCTCCTTTACTGAGTTTTTTGAATACATTGTCGCCGATATGTTTGAAAAAGAAGGCTTGGTTATGCTGAATTCCGGAGATCCGGGAATCAGAGCCCTTGAAGCCGGGTTTTTTCAGCAGTTGGTCAAAAACAATGATCAGCTCGCTGAGTCAGTCAAACGGCAGCAGGCGCTCATGACGGAAATGGGCTATTCGCCGATCATTGAAGGAGCGGCACAGCACGCCAATCTTTTTTACGAACATGAGGAAGAGCGGTTTTTGATCGAAAAAAAGGACGATGTATTTTTCATAAAAGAACTTGACCTTGAATGGACGCCGTCCGAGCTTGTCGATTTGATCGACAAAACGCCGGAAGCCTTTAGCAATAATGTCGTGACAAGGCCGCTGATGCAGGAATTCCTTCTGCCGACATTGGCCTTTATAGCAGGTCCCGGGGAAATCAATTATTGGGGAGAATTGAAGGGCGCTTTTCAGGTAATGGGTTTTAAAATGCCTCCTGTTGTACCGAGGCTGCAAATCACCTTTCTTGAGCGCCATATTGAAAAAAAGCTGTCTGAACGGGGTATAGAACTCCGGGAATCCCTTGAACAGGGAGCTCTTGCAAGGAAAGACCAGTTTTTTCAAAGCAGAGTGCCAAGCGAATTTACCGCGTCTGTCAAAAGCGCGAAAGACAAAATTGCAGGCATCCATTCTTCAGTGGTGCAAGAAGCGCTGGAAATCGACAGGAGCCTTGAGCCGCTGTTAAAGAAGAATGCCGCCTTTATTCAAGATCAGCTGGGATTCTTGGAGAAAGCGGTGCTGAGAAAGATAGAAGAAAGGGAAAACAACATTCTGCGCGATTTTGACAAAATTCAAACGAGTCTGAGGCCATCAGGCGCTCCGCAGGAGAGAATTTGGAATATCATGTATTATTTGAATAAATACGGTCCGGATTTCTTGGAAAAATACAAAAAACTGCCATATTCATTTCAAAATATGCATCAAGTTGTCAAACTTTGAAATAATTTTTTAAAAAACCCTGAGTAGTTCAGGGTTTTTTTTTGTTCTAAAACAGTGTAAAATGAATATGTGGAGAGAAGTGGTGGATAGTGGTGAGTTGAGGATGGAAAGTGGGGGCCGAGATCATGTTTATGGGTGAATACCAGCATACGATTGATTCAAAAGGCCGCATGATCGTCCCGGCAAAGTTCAGGGAAGGCCTCGGCGAACAGTTCGTTCTGACGCGAGGGCTTGATCAGTGCCTGTTTGGCTACCCGATGTCCGAATGGAAGCTCATCGAGGAAAAACTGAAAGCTCTTCCTCTCACAAAGAAAGACGCACGCGCTTTCACCCGCTTTTTTTTCTCCGGAGCCACAGAATGCGAATTGGACAAGCAGGGCCGGATCAACATCGCATCGCCGCTGTTAAGCTATGCGAAGCTTGAGAAGGAATGTGTGGTCATCGGAGTTTCAAATCGAATTGAATTGTGGAGCAAAGAGATTTGGGAACAATATGTAGAAGAGCAGGAAGATTCATTTGCCGAAATTGCTGAAAACATGATCGGCTTTGATATATAATGAATCTTTGCGGCGTCGCTCTCTAAATTCGTTCATTTGAAAAAGGTGGGACTAAATAAGAACATGTTTCAGCATAAAACAGTACTATTAAAAGAAACAGTCGACGGTTTAAATGTAAAAGAAGACGGTACATATGTAGACTGCACATTAGGCGGTGCGGGTCACAGCGAATATTTGCTTTCCCAGCTGTCAAAGGACGGCAGATTGATCGCTTTTGACCAGGATGAAACCGCGCTCCGCTATGCCGAGGAAAAGCTGGCGGGATACGAAGGACAAGTCGTTTTCATCAAAAGTAATTTTCGGTATTTAAAAGACCGTCTAAACGAAATCGGCATTGCGAAGGTGGACGGTGTTTTATTTGATTTAGGCGTCTCATCTCCTCAGCTGGATACGCCGGAAAGGGGATTCAGCTACCACCATGACGCTCCTCTTGATATGAGGATGGACCAATCGGCCCGGCTCACGGCGAAGGAAGTCGTCAATGAGTGGCGTTATGAGGATCTCGTGAAAATTTTCTTTAAATACGGAGAAGAAAAATTCAGCAAGCAAATAGCCAGAAAGATTGAAGAGGCAAGAGAAAAATCGCCTATTGAAACAACAGGCCAGCTTGTCGATATCATCAAAGAAGCGATTCCCGCACCGGCGAGAAGAAGCGGCGGGCATCCGGCAAAACGGATTTTCCAGGCGATTCGGATCGCGGTGAATGATGAATTGAAAGTATTTGAAGAAGCGCTTTTGCAGGCGATCGAGGTGCTGAAGCCAGGCGGAAGGGTATCGGTCATTACATTTCACTCGCTGGAAGACCGGATTTGCAAGACGACATTTAAAGAAATGGCTTCGCTTCCTGAACTGCCGCACGGCTTGCCCGTGATCCCCAAGGAGTTTGAACCGAAACTGAAACTGGTCAACAAGAAGCCGATCACAGCTTCAAAAGAAGAGCTTGAACATAATAACCGTGCCCGCTCAGCGAAGCTGCGCGTCGCGGAAAAAGCACGAGAATGAGCTGTACGAATGAAAAGGAGGTCATCAGTCTATGAGCAATCTGGCTTATAAGGTGGACAAACAGCAAAGACAGACACAAAGTGCAGAACAAACCGTTATCATCCGAAGAAGAGCATCCATTACATTGGGGGAGAAAGTGCTGATCGTCCTTTTTGCCCTGGCGGTGCTCAGCGCATCAATCTTTATGATTTCCAAAGCTTTTGCGGCATATCAGACCAATATTGAAATTCAAAAGCTCGAAAAAAAGGTTGAAGCGGAAAAAAACAAAGTCGATGACCTCGAAAAAACGGCTGACGAGCTGAAAGAACCTGACCGTATCATGAAAATTGCCCGTGAAAGAGGCCTTAACTTAGGCGACAAAAAAGTAAAAAGCATACAGGAATGATGCAAATGATGCCGAAAAAGAATAAATTTATGAACAGAGGAGCGGCAATACTCAGTATTTGTTTTGCCCTCTTTTTCTTTGTCATTTTAGGAAGATTCGCATTTATTCAAGCGACGGGAAAAGTAAACGGGGAAGTGCTTGCCGTAAAGGCGAACGAGCAATATGAAAAAAAACGGACGATTGAAGCCCACAGAGGGTCGATTTTGGATCAAAACGGAAAAGTGCTTGCGGAAGACACCGCGACTTACAAGCTGGTTGCGATTTTGAACAAAAAGATGAAGCCCGATTATGTCCAAGATAAGCAAATGACGGCGGAAAAACTTGCGCCGATTATCGGCATGGATGAGGGAAAAATACTCGATCTTCTCAACAAAGATGCAGAAGGAGCGTTTCAAGTCGAATTCGGATCAGCAGGACGGGATTTGACATACACCCAGAAGGAAAAAATCGAAAAGCTCGATCTTCCGGGGATCGCCTTTGAGCGCGATACGAAGAGATACTATCCGAACGGAATTTTCGCTTCCAACCTGATCGGCTTTTCCCAAGTCAATGCAAAAACGGGTGTCATGTCAGGTGTGATGGGTCTTGAAAAAACGCTCGATCAATACCTGAAGGAAACGGATGGATACATGTCATACGATACCGACAGAACGGGCTGGCGCCTGCCGAACAGCGATGAAAAGATCAAAGCGCCGGATAACGGAGACGATGTGTATCTGACGATCGACCAAAAAATTCAGGCTTTCCTGGAAGACAGCATGACAACGGTGCAAAAAGAGTATAAACCGAAAAAAATCATGGCGGCGGTCGTTGATCCAAAAACAGGAAAAGTGCTGGCGATGGGGCAAAGACCGAGCTTTGATCCGAATAAGCGCAATGTGAGCAATTATTATAACGACCTCGTCTCCTACCCGTTCGAGCCGGGATCGACGATGAAGATCTTTACCTTGGCGGCGGCGATCGAAGAAGGGGTTTACAATGGAAAGGATCGATATAAATCGGGAAGCTATTCCGTCTCCAAAAAAGACAAACCGATTAAAGACCATAACAACGGAAACGGCTGGGGAACAATTCCATTTGACGAAGGTGTCGTGCGTTCTTCCAACGTCGCCTTTGCCATCCTTGCCAATGAGAAGCTCGGCACAGACCGTTTTAACCAATATTTAAGGAAATTCCATTTTTACGAAAAAACAGGCATTGATCTGCCAAACGAAGCTTCAAGTAAAATCAACTTTAAATATGAGCGTGATAAAGTGTCGACGGCTTACGGACAGGCGTCTGCGGTAACACCGATCCAGCAGCTCCAGGCCGCAACAGCCATCGCTAACAACGGGAAGATGATGAAGCCGTATGTGATCGATCATGTCGTTGATCCGGATCAAAAGAAAACGGTTCTGCAAAATAAACCTGAACAAGTCGGCCAGCCGATATCGGCGGATACGGCAAAAGAAGTGCGTAAGCTGTTGCGACAAGTTGTCACATCTGAAAAAGGAACGGGGCAGCCGTATAAGATCGAAGGGTTTGACGTCGCCGGAAAAACGGGAACGGCGCAAATTGCCGGAGAGGACGGCAGATATTTGACCGGCCGGGAAAACTACGTGTTCTCCTTCATGGGCATGGCGCCGAAAGACGACCCTGAGCTTCTCGTCTATGTCGCCGTTCAGCAGCCCAAGCTAAAAGCGACCGAGACAGGCTCTGAGCCGGTGTCGAAAATCTTTAAACCGGTCATGAAAAATAGCCTTCTCTATTTAAATATCTCACCGAAAGAAAGCAAAACGGAAGACGAAAAAACAGAAGAAAAACAGGTCAAGATGCCTGCCTTGACGCAAAAGCGCAAGGAATCTGCGGTCAAAGAAGCCGAAGAAAAAGGCCTTGCTCCCATCACGATCGGTGAGGGGGTCGCTGTTAGAGAACAGTATCCGAAAGCCGGTGAAGAGATTCTTCCGAATGAACGGGTCTTTCTGAAAACAGACGGCAAAATCAAAATGCCGGATATGACGGGCTGGTCGAAACGAGATGCCCTCCGCTTCGGTTCCATGGCCGGCATTCATATCGAAACTAGCGGGCAGGGCTATGTGACAAGCCAGAGCGTAAAGGAAGGCAAGGAACTGAAAACGAATACGGTCGTTAAAGTCGGCTTGAAAAATTCATAGTGTCAAAAGGAAGGCTATCGGCAGCTGCCGGTAGCCTTCTGTCCTAGCAGTGAGAAAATACACAAACCGCTGCCGTTCTATTAAAATGCTCCGGGGCATAAAAATAAAACAAGCCTAAATAAGGAGTGAACGGTCTCTTGCGCGTTTCTCATGTAACGGTCAGAAAACGGTTAATATTTGTATTGCTTTTTGGTGTGATCATCTTTTTGATTATCGATACAAGGCTCGGTTACGTCCAGTTTGTCATGGGGGAAAAACTGACGAATTTAGCAAAGGACTCCTGGAGCCGGAATCTCCCTTTTGAGCCGGAAAGAGGTGAAATCCTTGACCGAAACGGGGTCAAGCTTGCGACAAATAAAAGCGCGCCGTCCGTTTTGGTCGTCCCCAAGCAGGTTGAAAACCCGATTAAAACGAGCAAGCTGCTCGCCAGCGTCTTGAATATGTCGGAAGAAAAAGCGTATAAACACGTCACAAAGAAAACCTCGATTGAAAGAATCAATCCCGAAGGCCGGAAAATTTCCCACGAAAAAGCAAAGGAAGTCAGAGATTTGAATTTGAAAGGCGTTTATATCGCAGAAGACAGTGTCAGGCACTATCCGTTCGGGAGCTATCTGTCACATGTGCTCGGCTTCGCCGGGATCGACAACCAGGGCTTGCTCGGGCTTGAAGCCTACTATGATGAAGAACTCAGAGGCGAAAAAGGGTATGTGAAGTTTTACTCGGATGCCAAAGGAAAAAGAATGCCCGGTGAGGCGGATGACTATACACCGCCAAAAGACGGCCTTGATATGAAGCTGACGATCGATACCAGGGTGCAGACGATCATGGAGCGGGAATTTGACATCGCCGAAGCGAAGTATAACCCCGACGGGATGGTCGGTGTGGCGATGAATCCGAAGAACGGCGAAATCCTTGCCATGGTGTCCAGACCGGATTTTGATCCGGCAAACTATCAATCAATCGATCCAAAAGTCTATAACCGGAATCTGCCTGTGTGGAGCACCTATGAGCCGGGATCCACGTTTAAAATCATCACGCTTGCGGCCGCTTTGGAGGAGGAGAAGGTCAACCTGCAGAAAGACCATTTTTATGATAAAGGGTCTGTAGAAGTGGACGGCGCAAGGCTGAAATGTTGGAAACGGGGGGGCCACGGCTCACAGTCGTTTCTTGAGGTTGTGCAAAATTCCTGCAACCCCGGCTTTGTCGAACTTGGCCAGCGGCTTGGTAAAGAAAAGCTGTTCAGCTACATTGATGATTTCGGTTTTGGAAAGAAAACCGGAATCGACCTGCAGGGAGAAGGGACAGGGATTTTATTTCCGCTCGATCGTGTCGGTCCTGTAGAGCAGGCGACAACCGCTTTTGGACAGGGGGTATCGGTGACGCCGATCCAGCAGGTGGCTGCCGTTTCCGCCGCGGTCAACGGCGGAACCTTGTATACGCCGTATATCGCCAAAGAGTGGATTGACCCCGTCACAAAACAAACGGTCAAAAAACAGACACCGGTCGCGAAAAGAAAAGTGATTTCTGAGGAAACATCCAAAAAGATCCGTTATGCGCTTGAAAGCGTCGTCGCCCAGGGAAC is a window encoding:
- the rsmH gene encoding 16S rRNA (cytosine(1402)-N(4))-methyltransferase RsmH; this translates as MFQHKTVLLKETVDGLNVKEDGTYVDCTLGGAGHSEYLLSQLSKDGRLIAFDQDETALRYAEEKLAGYEGQVVFIKSNFRYLKDRLNEIGIAKVDGVLFDLGVSSPQLDTPERGFSYHHDAPLDMRMDQSARLTAKEVVNEWRYEDLVKIFFKYGEEKFSKQIARKIEEAREKSPIETTGQLVDIIKEAIPAPARRSGGHPAKRIFQAIRIAVNDELKVFEEALLQAIEVLKPGGRVSVITFHSLEDRICKTTFKEMASLPELPHGLPVIPKEFEPKLKLVNKKPITASKEELEHNNRARSAKLRVAEKARE
- the mraZ gene encoding division/cell wall cluster transcriptional repressor MraZ; amino-acid sequence: MFMGEYQHTIDSKGRMIVPAKFREGLGEQFVLTRGLDQCLFGYPMSEWKLIEEKLKALPLTKKDARAFTRFFFSGATECELDKQGRINIASPLLSYAKLEKECVVIGVSNRIELWSKEIWEQYVEEQEDSFAEIAENMIGFDI
- a CDS encoding nucleotidyltransferase; its protein translation is MKAVGLVVEYNPFHNGHLFHIKEAKAQTGSDVAVAVMSGSFLQRGEPAIVSKWARTKMALMSHADIVVELPYAFAVQKAETFAAGAVSILNELGCRSLFFGSEHGDIDAFIQTVRFTAEHGDALDGEVKKHIAVGLSYPAAMAKAFQTVAENRPTLDLSKPNNILGFHYVKTILEKHFQMKPETVKRRSSGYHDSILPEKSQIASATSIRKSMLENGSLAESSFYLPEASKDELNEYLRTFGLWHSPEDYFPFLKYSLYTMDTEELAGVYEVEEGLEHRVKKAIRKAGSFMEYMELLKTKRYTWTRLQRMNTHILMKAKKSAVHSILAENRPAYIRLLGMTKKGQAYLASQKKSLCVPLITKIGSFTHPSLQLDIRAGRVYSAPLKEPEQTKLTEQEYSLSPIRFDEDSRIFLRK
- the bshC gene encoding bacillithiol biosynthesis cysteine-adding enzyme BshC gives rise to the protein MQLTELSIQSQNPFVRDYINGNNVIGPFFDYGLTKEDWKVRLNDLSSRTYNRAALVDYLLDYHRKFQSENMNKAIERLRDPESVVIVGGQQAGLLTGPLYTIHKIISILVLAKQKEQELNVPVIPVFWVAGEDHDLEEINHLFISDSGHVKKYKLAQPHWKKSQAANTPLDTDKTETWLNGIFASFEETEYTNGLLTHLRRCLRQSSSFTEFFEYIVADMFEKEGLVMLNSGDPGIRALEAGFFQQLVKNNDQLAESVKRQQALMTEMGYSPIIEGAAQHANLFYEHEEERFLIEKKDDVFFIKELDLEWTPSELVDLIDKTPEAFSNNVVTRPLMQEFLLPTLAFIAGPGEINYWGELKGAFQVMGFKMPPVVPRLQITFLERHIEKKLSERGIELRESLEQGALARKDQFFQSRVPSEFTASVKSAKDKIAGIHSSVVQEALEIDRSLEPLLKKNAAFIQDQLGFLEKAVLRKIEERENNILRDFDKIQTSLRPSGAPQERIWNIMYYLNKYGPDFLEKYKKLPYSFQNMHQVVKL
- a CDS encoding DUF177 domain-containing protein, giving the protein MKWTIHQLNQMPKKDFEFDETVDLSELSQNSDIRRISPVRVKGKAEIRSKQAAFDFTISGEMILPCSRTLVDVRYPFSISTKELFIFHKTDEMEDEDVHIVEDDLIDLTPVVKEEILLEIPMQIFCETVQNEEGAPQEGKDWQVITEDDRKNRIDPRLAGLEKLLKQEDES
- a CDS encoding 2-dehydropantoate 2-reductase, with the protein product MRIGVVGGGSIGLLFAYYFSFRHQVTVITRRREQAEAIQEKGIRLVEDGNEQTAEVMGKAELGSGYDLLFVAVKEHQLAAVLPELEKAAPLDIVFLQNGMAHIPVLENWRTTHRIYVGAVEHGAVRVDDRSFRHTGKGAVKWSAFRSFSADRLKKELASVHEAFPFTWCDDWHQMLAGKLIVNACINPLTALLRVKNGRLIEAPMYLSFMKLVFEEASRILAIDDPETAWENVLSVCRKTGMNTSSMLADVLNRRRTEADAIMGYLLKRAKETGRDAPHLTFLYDSIKAAEEG
- the rpmF gene encoding 50S ribosomal protein L32; translation: MAVPFRRTSKTKKRLRRTHFKLQVPGMVECPNCGEMKLSHRVCKACGSYKGKDVKSN
- the ftsL gene encoding cell division protein FtsL — protein: MSNLAYKVDKQQRQTQSAEQTVIIRRRASITLGEKVLIVLFALAVLSASIFMISKAFAAYQTNIEIQKLEKKVEAEKNKVDDLEKTADELKEPDRIMKIARERGLNLGDKKVKSIQE
- the gerR gene encoding sporulation-specific transcriptional regulator GerR; translation: MTITRQDAWTKDEDILLAEVVLRHIREGGTQLSAFEEVGKALSRTAAACGFRWNSFVRKQYQSGIELAKKQRKELRKKIGIHSANLPNSVKTISGDKTENMTIEDVISFLEKLKEAPAQKEFAEEKKRLVEEVNELKQEVEKLRSENESLKKQLELTEDDYKALIEIMERARKMVVLQEDERNKKVKFQMEPNGNLERMEE
- a CDS encoding N-acetyltransferase, whose protein sequence is MVKVERLLINYKTLEEFKKFREYGLQELSMLEDLESNMIENDSNSPFYGIYYGDRLVARMSLYQVDGNSNQYFEEGEDYLELWKLEVLPGYQRNGYGTMLVEFAKSYGLPIRTSPRVKSSDFWSKMGFKPVKYDMARDKGENPLVWHPNSEANQSSESA